One window of the Prionailurus bengalensis isolate Pbe53 chromosome E1, Fcat_Pben_1.1_paternal_pri, whole genome shotgun sequence genome contains the following:
- the KRT24 gene encoding keratin, type I cytoskeletal 24, which produces MSCSSRVSSSRAGGSGSVRVSAAGSSFSSGSRCGLGGGSTRGFRGGTGSCGLSRGSSSGSGGGFGSSVQGGFGGTSGSGAGFGGGSGFGGGSGFGGGSGFGGGSGIGGGASGGFYIYGGGLGGGRGGGVGDGGLFSGGEKQTMQNLNDRLASYLDKVRALEEANSDLENKIKEWYDKFGPGSGDSGSGKDCNKYYPVIEDLRNQIIAATIENAGIVLQIDNARLAADDFRLKYENELYLWQSMEADINGLRKVLDDLTMTRSDLEMQIESLTEELAYLKKNHEEEMKTMQGSSGGDVTVEMNAAPGTDLTKLLNDMRAQYEELAEQNRREAEEQFNKQSASLQAQISTDAGAASSAKNEITELRRTLQALEIELQSQTAMKSSLEATLADTEADYMAQLSEIQMQISGLEEQICQIRGETECQNAEYEQLLNVKTCLEMEIETYHRLLDGEGGSGFGGSDFRNSGSRNTGSRNMGSRDLSVSGDSRSGSCSGQGREANKTRVTKTIVEEVVDGKVISSQVSNVSEVKVK; this is translated from the exons ATGTCTTGCTCATCTCGTGTCTCCTCttccagggctgggggcagcgGCTCGGTCAGGGTGTCCGCTGCTGGGAGCAGCTTCAGCAGTGGAAGCAGATGCGGTCTGGGGGGTGGCTCTACCCGGGGCTTCCGAGGAGGAACCGGCAGCTGTGGCCTGAGTCGGGGATCAAGCAGTGGCTCCGGAGGAGGTTTTGGTAGCTCGGTACAGGGTGGCTTTGGAGGCACTTCAGGCTCTGGGGCTGGCTTTGGTGGGGGTTCTGGCTTTGGCGGAGGCTCTGGCTTTGGTGGGGGGTCTGGCTTTGGTGGGGGCTCTGGAATTGGGGGGGGTGCTAGTGGAGGCTTCTACATCTATGGCGGTGGTctggggggtggaagggggggTGGTGTTGGTGATGGGGGACTTTTCTCCGGAGGTGAAAAGCAAACCATGCAGAACCTCAATGACCGCCTGGCCAGTTACCTAGACAAGGTCAGAGCCCTGGAGGAGGCCAACAGTGATCTGGAGAACAAAATCAAGGAGTGGTATGACAAATTTGGGCCTGGGTCTGGAGACAGTGGATCTGGAAAAGATTGCAACAAATACTATCCAGTAATTGAAGATCTCCGGAATCAG ATCATTGCTGCAACTATTGAAAATGCTGGGATCGTTTTGCAGATTGACAATGCCAGATTGGCTGCTGATGACTTCAGACTGAA GTATGAGAACGAGCTGTATCTCTGGCAGTCCATGGAGGCCGACATCAACGGCCTTCGGAAAGTTCTGGATGACCTGACCATGACACGCTCTGACCTGGAGATGCAGATTGAGAGCCTCACCGAGGAGCTGGCCTACCTGAAGAAGAACCATGAGGAG GAAATGAAGACTATGCAAGGAAGCTCCGGAGGGGACGTGACCGTGGAAATGAACGCCGCCCCCGGCACCGACCTGACCAAGTTACTGAATGACATGAGGGCACAGTATGAAGAGCTGGCGGAGCAAAATCGCCGCGAGGCTGAGGAGCAGTTCAACAAGCAG agCGCATCACTGCAAGCACAAATTTCTACCGATGCCGGAGCAGCCAGTTCTGCCAAGAATGAGATCACAGAACTGAGACGTACTCTGCAAGCCCTGGAAATTGAGCTTCAGTCCCAAACGGCCATG aaaagctCCCTGGAAGCGACGCTGGCTGACACAGAAGCTGACTACATGGCTCAGCTGTCAGAGATCCAGATGCAGATCAGCGGCCTGGAGGAACAGATCTGCCAGATCCGGGGCGAGACCGAATGCCAGAACGCAGAATATGAGCAGCTGCTGAACGTCAAGACCTGCCTGGAGATGGAGATTGAGACCTACCACCGCCTGCTGGATGGAGAGGGAGG TTCTGGTTTTGGAGGATCTGATTTTAGAAACTCGGGCTCCAGAAATACAGGATCCAGAAACATGGGATCTAGGGATTTGTCTGTGTCTGGTGACTCAAGATCTGGAAGCTGCTCTGGCCAAGGAAGAG AGGCAAACAAGACAAGAGTGACAAAGACCATCGTGGAGGAAGTGGTGGACGGCAAAGTCATCTCATCTCAGGTCAGCAATGTTTCTGAAGTGAAAGTTAAGTAA